In Streptomyces sp. SLBN-118, the following are encoded in one genomic region:
- a CDS encoding ABC transporter ATP-binding protein yields the protein MGVEICVEGLTKSFGHQVIWQDVSLTLPAGEVSVMLGPSGTGKSVFLKTLVGLLRPERGSIRIAGTDITALREHDLYEVRKLFGVLFQDGALFGSMNLYDNIAFPLREHTRKPESAIRRIVLEKMDMVGLLGAEGKLPGEISGGMRKRAGLARALVLDPEIILFDEPDSGLDPVRVAYLNQLIVDLNAQTGATFLIVTHDIASARQVPDNIGLLFRRELVMFGPREKLLTSEEPVVRQFLGGRMQGPIGMAEEKDAAQVEQELAQLGDAADPVPQGLPELTPRLLPTAGVTRPPRWEAIAERESLRQMRAAVRGRGTDL from the coding sequence ATGGGTGTCGAGATCTGCGTGGAAGGACTGACCAAGTCCTTCGGCCACCAGGTCATCTGGCAGGACGTTTCGCTGACACTGCCCGCCGGCGAGGTCTCGGTGATGCTCGGCCCTTCGGGCACGGGCAAGTCGGTGTTCCTCAAGACGCTCGTCGGGCTGCTCAGGCCCGAACGCGGGTCGATCCGGATCGCGGGCACGGACATCACCGCCCTGCGCGAACACGATCTGTACGAGGTGCGGAAGCTGTTCGGGGTGCTGTTCCAGGACGGCGCGCTGTTCGGGTCCATGAACCTCTACGACAACATCGCCTTCCCGCTGCGCGAGCACACTCGCAAGCCGGAGAGCGCGATCAGACGAATCGTGCTCGAGAAGATGGACATGGTCGGCCTGCTCGGCGCCGAAGGGAAGCTGCCCGGCGAGATATCCGGCGGTATGCGCAAACGAGCCGGGCTGGCCCGGGCGCTGGTGCTCGATCCGGAGATCATCCTCTTCGACGAGCCGGACTCGGGGCTCGACCCGGTGCGAGTGGCTTACCTCAACCAGCTGATCGTCGACCTCAACGCGCAGACCGGCGCGACCTTTCTGATTGTCACGCACGACATCGCCTCCGCCCGGCAGGTCCCGGACAACATCGGGCTGCTCTTCCGCCGCGAACTGGTGATGTTCGGCCCCCGCGAGAAGCTGCTGACCAGCGAGGAGCCGGTGGTACGGCAGTTCCTGGGCGGCCGGATGCAAGGCCCGATCGGCATGGCCGAGGAGAAGGACGCGGCGCAGGTCGAGCAGGAGCTGGCCCAGCTCGGCGATGCCGCGGATCCCGTACCGCAAGGACTGCCCGAGCTGACGCCGCGCCTTCTGCCCACCGCGGGGGTCACCCGCCCGCCGCGCTGGGAGGCGATCGCCGAACGCGAGTCACTGCGACAGATGCGTGCCGCGGTGCGCGGAAGGGGGACGGACCTGTGA
- a CDS encoding ABC transporter permease: protein MALTQWLEELGTQLTFYGRSMAWTGRTLRRYKKEILRLLAEVSFGRGALAVVGGTVGVIAFLSFFTGTEVGLQGYAALNQLGTSNFVAFLSAYFNTREIAPLVAGLALSATVGAGFTAQLGAMRISEETDALEVMGVPSLPFLVTTRMIAGFVAVIPLYVIGLLSSYFAARTITTGYYGQSTGTYDHYFQQYLPPVDVLWSFGKVIVFAVVIILVHCYYGYYASGGPAGVGVAVGRAVRTSIVAVNILDFFLSLAIWGANTTVRIAG from the coding sequence ATGGCGCTCACACAATGGCTTGAGGAGCTGGGCACCCAACTGACCTTCTACGGGCGGTCCATGGCGTGGACCGGCCGGACGCTGCGCCGCTACAAGAAGGAGATCCTGCGGCTGCTCGCGGAGGTGAGCTTCGGCCGTGGTGCGCTCGCCGTCGTGGGCGGCACGGTCGGCGTCATCGCCTTCCTGTCCTTCTTCACCGGCACCGAGGTGGGTCTGCAGGGCTACGCGGCCCTCAACCAGCTGGGCACGTCGAACTTCGTTGCGTTCCTCTCGGCGTACTTCAACACCCGTGAGATCGCACCGCTGGTGGCGGGTCTCGCCCTGTCCGCAACGGTCGGCGCCGGATTCACCGCACAGCTCGGCGCGATGCGCATCAGCGAGGAGACCGACGCGCTGGAGGTGATGGGCGTTCCCTCGCTGCCGTTCCTGGTGACCACCCGGATGATCGCCGGCTTCGTCGCCGTGATCCCGCTCTATGTGATCGGGCTGTTGTCCTCGTACTTCGCCGCGCGCACCATCACGACCGGCTACTACGGGCAGTCGACCGGCACCTACGACCACTACTTCCAGCAGTATCTGCCCCCGGTCGACGTGCTGTGGTCGTTCGGCAAGGTGATCGTCTTCGCCGTCGTGATCATCCTTGTGCACTGCTACTACGGCTACTACGCGAGCGGCGGCCCGGCGGGCGTGGGCGTCGCGGTCGGCCGTGCGGTGCGCACCTCCATCGTCGCCGTCAACATCCTCGACTTCTTCCTCAGCCTGGCGATCTGGGGCGCCAACACGACCGTACGGATTGCGGGGTAG
- a CDS encoding RNA polymerase sigma factor, translated as MATDTGAADDRWQRAWSHREQLLKVARRRSMSMEDAEDAVHEAMLRAAEHPELDDERLGAWLTTVTMRLCVDRYRQVNRESEVRSSPTLLTPVPVPVEEAVCDRAEARWLAVRSGELPARQAEALWLKSEDLDVGQVAVKMGLSYRTVESLLARARRTLRHSLAATLGGALWLIGHGRRGGNAHAVAVASTAATLAVAGLILLPHVHEDDGPGSPRPASPAVSQAGDARQSDGGTAGPTAPTPTESSPTGADAGQPSGGPLLTYLPGVSLPPLPPLPLTTAAVPDVPEVLDVPAMPEIPVPGLSGLPSTSLPSASLPSAPGPSASLPSTSLPPQDPSTMDLPAGDLPLDVTDAASPVAHP; from the coding sequence ATGGCGACGGACACAGGCGCGGCCGACGACCGGTGGCAGCGTGCGTGGAGCCACCGCGAGCAACTGCTCAAGGTGGCCAGACGCAGGTCCATGAGCATGGAGGACGCCGAGGACGCCGTACACGAGGCGATGCTGCGCGCCGCCGAGCACCCGGAACTGGACGACGAGCGGCTCGGCGCGTGGCTGACGACGGTGACGATGCGGCTGTGCGTGGACCGTTACCGGCAGGTCAACCGGGAGAGCGAGGTGCGCAGCAGCCCCACGCTTCTGACACCGGTGCCGGTGCCGGTCGAGGAGGCGGTCTGCGACCGCGCCGAGGCTCGGTGGCTGGCCGTACGGAGCGGTGAGCTGCCCGCCCGCCAGGCCGAGGCCCTGTGGCTGAAGTCCGAGGATCTGGATGTCGGCCAGGTCGCCGTGAAGATGGGACTGAGCTACCGGACGGTCGAGTCGCTGCTGGCGCGGGCCCGCAGGACCCTGCGCCATTCCCTTGCCGCCACGCTGGGCGGTGCCCTGTGGCTGATCGGGCACGGCCGGCGGGGCGGTAACGCCCATGCGGTGGCGGTTGCCTCGACGGCGGCGACGCTGGCGGTCGCAGGACTGATCCTGCTGCCGCATGTGCACGAGGATGACGGGCCCGGCTCGCCGCGTCCCGCGTCCCCCGCGGTGTCACAGGCAGGGGACGCGCGGCAGTCGGACGGGGGCACCGCGGGGCCGACCGCGCCCACTCCCACCGAGTCGTCGCCGACCGGTGCGGACGCCGGGCAGCCTTCCGGCGGACCCCTGCTCACGTACCTGCCGGGGGTTTCGCTGCCTCCTCTGCCGCCGCTGCCGCTGACCACTGCGGCCGTACCGGACGTCCCCGAGGTGCTGGACGTCCCGGCCATGCCGGAAATTCCCGTACCCGGCCTGTCCGGACTGCCGTCGACATCCTTGCCATCGGCATCCCTGCCGTCCGCGCCCGGGCCGTCGGCGTCACTGCCGTCGACGTCGCTGCCTCCGCAGGACCCTTCCACCATGGACCTTCCCGCCGGGGACCTTCCCCTGGACGTGACGGACGCCGCGTCGCCCGTTGCACACCCGTAG
- a CDS encoding ABC transporter permease: protein MSLSPTGALRHTGNLFALGLDVLRTIPKRPFQAREFIQQAWFIASVTILPTALVSIPFGAVIALQIGSLTRQLGAQSFAGAASVLAVLREASPIVTALLIAGAGGTAICADLGARKIREEIDAMQVLGIDPIHRLVVPRVLATMLVAVLLNGLVSVVGVAGGYFFNVVLQNGTPGAYLASFTTLAQLSDLWAAELKALVFGAIAAIVASYKGLTAKGGPKGVGDAVNQSVVITFMLLFVTNFVMTAAYFQIVPQRG from the coding sequence GTGAGCCTGTCGCCCACCGGAGCCCTCAGGCACACCGGCAACCTCTTCGCGCTGGGTCTCGACGTCCTGCGGACCATACCCAAACGCCCTTTCCAGGCGCGGGAGTTCATCCAGCAGGCCTGGTTCATCGCCAGTGTCACCATCCTGCCGACCGCGCTGGTGTCCATCCCCTTCGGCGCCGTGATCGCGCTGCAGATCGGCAGTCTGACCCGGCAGCTGGGCGCGCAGTCCTTCGCCGGTGCCGCATCCGTCCTGGCGGTGTTGCGCGAGGCCTCACCGATCGTGACCGCGCTACTGATCGCCGGAGCGGGCGGCACCGCGATCTGCGCGGACCTCGGGGCGCGGAAGATCCGCGAGGAGATCGACGCCATGCAGGTGCTGGGCATCGACCCCATCCACCGGCTCGTCGTACCGCGGGTGCTGGCGACGATGCTGGTGGCGGTGCTGCTCAACGGCCTGGTCTCGGTCGTCGGCGTGGCCGGCGGCTACTTCTTCAACGTGGTCCTGCAGAACGGCACACCCGGCGCCTACCTCGCCTCCTTCACCACCCTTGCCCAGCTGTCGGACCTGTGGGCGGCCGAGCTGAAGGCCCTGGTGTTCGGCGCCATCGCGGCGATCGTCGCCTCGTACAAGGGGCTCACCGCCAAGGGCGGCCCGAAAGGTGTCGGCGACGCCGTCAACCAGTCGGTCGTGATCACTTTCATGCTGCTGTTCGTCACCAACTTCGTGATGACGGCCGCCTACTTCCAGATCGTGCCGCAGAGGGGATGA
- a CDS encoding lytic transglycosylase domain-containing protein: MTGRKRRGVHTTVVVTAAMAALTASQAPGTAAHTPRPAHVRPAPPGPSVSGDTPYRTELPPLRARAAARDGASRSGTPAGGALPATVLTAYRQAEDALADSTPQCRLRWQLLAAIGQVESGQARGGRVRADGTTLAPILGPRLDGNGFAVIRDTDGGRYDGDLAYDRAVGPMQFIPSTWDVWGADGNGDGISDPGNIYDAALAAGRYLCAGGRDLSSAADLDRAILGYNRSAAYLRTVRAWFAYYLEGHRVVPDQGARPAVRPRSNVPGKPRPTVSSAATARPADASAAPNSSPPPSPSPSPSKSGGTATEPSVPLPAVPAPVVELPGLGGLTSNGTESMRASPSTSPDTGR; the protein is encoded by the coding sequence ATGACAGGGCGCAAGCGCAGAGGTGTCCACACGACCGTGGTGGTCACGGCGGCCATGGCGGCACTGACCGCTTCGCAGGCACCGGGAACGGCGGCGCACACGCCGCGCCCGGCGCATGTCCGCCCGGCCCCGCCCGGGCCGAGCGTCTCCGGGGACACCCCGTACCGCACCGAGCTTCCGCCCCTGCGGGCGCGCGCTGCGGCACGCGACGGCGCGAGCAGGAGCGGCACGCCGGCCGGCGGGGCGCTGCCCGCCACCGTCCTGACCGCCTACCGGCAGGCCGAGGACGCGCTCGCGGACAGCACGCCCCAGTGCCGTCTGCGCTGGCAGCTGCTCGCCGCGATCGGGCAGGTCGAATCCGGGCAGGCGCGCGGCGGCCGGGTGCGGGCGGACGGCACGACGCTCGCTCCGATCCTCGGCCCGCGGCTGGACGGCAACGGGTTCGCCGTCATCAGGGACACCGACGGCGGGCGGTACGACGGGGACTTGGCGTACGACCGTGCCGTGGGCCCGATGCAGTTCATCCCGTCGACCTGGGACGTCTGGGGCGCCGACGGCAACGGCGACGGGATCAGCGATCCGGGCAACATCTACGACGCTGCGCTCGCGGCGGGGCGCTACCTGTGCGCGGGCGGCCGCGATCTCTCCTCGGCAGCGGATCTGGACCGCGCGATTCTCGGCTACAACCGCTCCGCCGCGTATCTGCGCACGGTCAGGGCGTGGTTCGCGTACTACCTCGAAGGTCACCGGGTCGTGCCGGACCAGGGGGCTCGACCGGCCGTTCGCCCCCGGTCGAATGTGCCCGGGAAGCCGCGGCCGACCGTGTCCTCTGCGGCGACCGCCCGCCCGGCAGACGCGTCCGCCGCGCCCAACTCCTCGCCCCCGCCCTCTCCTTCGCCCTCGCCGTCGAAGAGCGGCGGCACCGCCACGGAACCCTCGGTGCCGCTGCCCGCGGTCCCGGCACCCGTGGTCGAGCTGCCCGGGCTCGGTGGGCTGACCAGCAACGGAACGGAATCGATGCGCGCCTCCCCCTCCACAAGCCCGGATACCGGGCGGTAA
- a CDS encoding MCE family protein, with the protein MQSVRLKLYGVAFIVVMGLLLSLSVAVYQQVFTSVVRITLEADTLGNQLDPRADVKLRGLLVGEVRAVRADGSKASVDIALKPEHVSRIPADVHARLLPKTLFGEKFVELVPPRGSGVRPIRAGDVITQDRTTVGIEVQQLLNDLLPLLRTVRPAELNATLSAFATALEGRGDRIGANLTRVEGYLREINPHMPSIKEDITRFADVAEVYGDAAPDLMRILRSSVTTSRTLVEQQDRLAEALKATTTAAGTAERFFDDNGDRLITLGRVSRPTLALFARYSPEYPCLLDGLVRQEEASEKAFAGGEMHITLEFVRPRPAYRPGEEPRYAERSGPDCRGLPNPRVPAPDVHLDDGTRRTVAGGPSGGARVSATAAEQRAVGSLVAPVLGVPADRVPAVATLLFGPMARGTAVSVA; encoded by the coding sequence GTGCAGAGCGTCCGACTGAAGCTGTACGGCGTCGCCTTCATCGTGGTCATGGGGCTGTTGCTGTCGTTGTCCGTGGCCGTGTACCAGCAGGTGTTCACCTCGGTCGTACGGATCACGCTGGAGGCCGACACACTGGGCAACCAGCTGGATCCGCGGGCCGACGTCAAACTGCGCGGGCTGCTGGTCGGCGAGGTGCGCGCGGTGCGGGCGGATGGCAGCAAGGCGAGTGTCGACATCGCGCTCAAGCCGGAGCATGTCTCCCGGATCCCGGCCGATGTGCACGCACGGCTGCTGCCCAAGACGCTGTTCGGCGAGAAGTTCGTCGAACTGGTGCCGCCGCGCGGGTCCGGCGTCCGGCCCATCCGCGCCGGTGATGTCATCACCCAGGACCGCACCACGGTCGGTATCGAGGTGCAGCAGCTGCTGAACGACCTGCTGCCGCTGCTGCGCACCGTACGGCCCGCGGAGCTCAACGCCACACTCTCCGCGTTCGCCACCGCTCTGGAAGGACGCGGCGACCGCATAGGGGCCAACCTGACCCGCGTCGAAGGGTACTTGCGCGAGATCAACCCCCATATGCCGTCCATCAAGGAGGACATCACGCGCTTCGCCGATGTGGCCGAGGTGTACGGCGACGCCGCGCCCGATCTGATGAGGATCCTGCGCAGTTCCGTCACCACCAGCCGCACCCTTGTCGAGCAGCAGGACCGGCTGGCCGAGGCCCTGAAGGCGACCACCACGGCCGCGGGCACCGCTGAGAGGTTCTTCGACGACAACGGCGACCGGCTGATCACACTCGGCCGGGTCTCCCGGCCCACCCTCGCGTTGTTCGCCCGCTACTCCCCCGAATACCCCTGCCTCCTCGACGGTCTGGTGCGCCAGGAGGAGGCATCCGAAAAGGCGTTCGCGGGCGGGGAGATGCACATCACGCTCGAATTCGTCCGCCCCAGGCCCGCGTACCGACCCGGTGAGGAACCGCGCTATGCAGAGCGCTCAGGACCCGACTGCCGAGGACTGCCGAATCCCCGTGTTCCGGCACCGGATGTCCATCTCGACGACGGTACGCGGCGCACCGTCGCGGGCGGGCCGTCCGGCGGAGCCCGAGTGTCGGCCACCGCGGCCGAGCAGCGGGCCGTCGGCTCGCTGGTGGCCCCCGTCCTCGGGGTGCCGGCCGACCGGGTGCCCGCGGTCGCGACGCTGCTGTTCGGGCCGATGGCACGCGGAACGGCGGTGAGTGTCGCATGA